Proteins co-encoded in one Arthrobacter alpinus genomic window:
- a CDS encoding MOSC domain-containing protein — translation MNTNAQVSAVHLDTSHRFSKESVEEIELEAGLGVAGDAHRGVTVQHLSRVRADPTAPNLRQVHLIQQELFEWLEPRGFSVAPGELGENITTRGVDLLKLPRGTLLHLGEHAVVELTGLRNPCSQIEDFRPGLLKELVGHDDGGTVVRRAGVMGVVRTGGAIRPDEPIVVVLPEGPHEALERV, via the coding sequence ATGAACACCAATGCGCAGGTTTCAGCCGTCCATCTCGACACCTCTCATCGCTTCAGCAAAGAATCCGTGGAGGAGATTGAGCTCGAGGCGGGGCTGGGTGTGGCCGGCGATGCCCACCGCGGCGTCACTGTCCAGCACCTCTCACGCGTCAGGGCAGATCCCACCGCTCCGAATCTGCGCCAAGTGCACTTGATCCAGCAGGAACTCTTCGAATGGTTGGAACCCAGAGGGTTCAGTGTTGCTCCCGGGGAACTAGGGGAGAACATCACCACCCGAGGCGTTGACCTGTTGAAACTTCCGCGCGGTACCCTGCTGCACCTTGGTGAGCACGCGGTGGTCGAGCTGACAGGCTTACGTAATCCCTGCTCTCAGATCGAAGACTTCCGCCCTGGCTTGCTCAAAGAACTCGTTGGCCACGACGATGGCGGCACTGTGGTTCGCCGGGCCGGCGTCATGGGAGTGGTCCGCACCGGCGGCGCCATCCGCCCAGATGAGCCGATCGTCGTCGTACTTCCGGAGGGACCGCACGAGGCGTTGGAGCGCGTTTAG
- a CDS encoding amino acid ABC transporter ATP-binding protein — MSDFNSGSLEATNIHLAFGTNKVLRGIDLHVPQGTTASVIGPSGSGKSTLLRVMNRLIEPDQGDILLDGKSVLQDNPDELRRRIGMVFQQFNLFPHKTVVANVSLALSKIRKMPKDQAHAKAMEQLDLVGLKHKADARPGNLSGGQQQRVAIARALAMEPEVMFFDEATSALDPELVKGVLALMTDLSKGGMTMVVVTHEMGFSRNVSDTVTFMDGGVVVETGSPDQLFTEPKTDRLKGFLSDVL, encoded by the coding sequence ATGAGCGACTTTAATTCAGGTTCTCTGGAAGCTACAAATATCCACCTTGCCTTCGGCACCAACAAGGTACTGCGTGGCATTGACCTGCACGTACCGCAGGGCACTACGGCCTCGGTCATTGGTCCCTCAGGTTCAGGCAAGTCAACGCTGTTGCGCGTCATGAACCGGTTGATTGAACCCGATCAGGGTGACATTCTCCTCGACGGCAAATCCGTCCTGCAGGACAACCCGGACGAGCTCCGCCGTCGTATTGGCATGGTGTTCCAGCAGTTCAACTTGTTCCCGCACAAGACTGTGGTGGCGAACGTTTCTCTGGCGCTGAGCAAGATTCGCAAGATGCCCAAGGATCAGGCACATGCCAAGGCCATGGAACAACTTGATCTGGTGGGCCTGAAGCACAAGGCTGATGCCCGCCCCGGGAACCTCTCCGGAGGCCAGCAGCAGCGTGTGGCGATTGCCCGCGCGTTGGCCATGGAGCCCGAGGTCATGTTCTTCGATGAGGCTACCTCCGCACTGGACCCGGAGCTGGTCAAGGGCGTTCTGGCGCTCATGACCGATCTGTCCAAGGGCGGCATGACCATGGTTGTGGTGACCCACGAGATGGGCTTCTCGCGCAACGTCTCCGACACCGTCACCTTCATGGATGGCGGCGTGGTGGTTGAGACCGGTTCGCCGGATCAGCTGTTCACCGAGCCGAAGACGGACCGTTTGAAGGGCTTCCTCTCGGACGTCTTGTAA
- a CDS encoding amino acid ABC transporter permease, which yields MEVLDQLAKTFLDWEAMGQVIPEMFAVGLANTLILAICSGVLGCILGMILAVMGISRNPIPRWIARVYTDVFRGLPAILVILLIGLGFGPIVRILTGSTNPYPLGIAALTLMAAAYIGEIFRSGIQSVEKGQLEASRALGFSYNSSMILVVIPQGIRRVLPALVNQLIGLIKESSLIFTLGLLASQREIFQIGQDQAANTGNLSPLVAAGLFYLCLTIPLTHLVNFMDKRMRDGKPVKIEPDEAAAVVGKGA from the coding sequence ATGGAAGTTCTCGATCAGCTGGCCAAGACGTTTCTCGACTGGGAGGCAATGGGGCAAGTAATCCCCGAGATGTTTGCGGTCGGATTGGCGAATACTCTAATTCTTGCCATTTGCTCCGGAGTTCTCGGCTGTATCCTCGGCATGATCTTGGCCGTCATGGGCATCTCCAGGAACCCGATTCCCCGCTGGATCGCCCGCGTCTACACGGATGTTTTCCGTGGCCTGCCCGCCATCCTGGTCATCCTGCTCATCGGCCTCGGTTTTGGCCCCATCGTGCGAATCCTGACCGGCAGCACCAATCCCTACCCGTTGGGCATCGCAGCACTGACTCTGATGGCTGCGGCTTACATTGGCGAGATCTTCCGGTCAGGCATTCAAAGCGTAGAAAAAGGTCAGCTCGAGGCTTCCAGGGCATTGGGATTCAGCTACAACTCATCCATGATCCTCGTCGTCATCCCGCAAGGCATCCGGCGCGTACTGCCGGCCCTGGTGAACCAGCTGATCGGCCTGATCAAGGAATCGTCCCTGATCTTTACACTTGGTCTACTGGCCAGCCAGCGGGAAATCTTTCAGATCGGCCAGGACCAGGCTGCCAATACCGGTAACCTGTCGCCTCTGGTGGCTGCGGGACTGTTTTACCTGTGCTTGACCATCCCGCTCACTCATCTGGTGAACTTTATGGACAAGCGCATGCGTGATGGCAAGCCGGTCAAAATTGAACCCGACGAGGCTGCTGCTGTTGTTGGAAAGGGCGCCTAA
- a CDS encoding substrate-binding periplasmic protein — MKKSALKWITTVPVALALAFSLAACGGGTDASSSAGPTDALAGSDQVSLDKYTTADVTPLDKIDAAALGLITPGTITVGTLSDAPPNIFIKDGKFTGYDNELLRAMGEKLGLKVEFKSTSFASLLGQVENKQFDVGSSSISTTDARRKNVGFTNGYDFGYMAVVAMDKTPIKGFKDLTAKTRIGVVQGTVQDDYVTNTLKLEPVRFKDYNIAYANLKNGQIDAWVAPSQQAEGQVKPGDGATIVESVVNTQNFTAYAVNSSNKPLTDALNSALDSVIADGTWSKLTKEWYPTREMPTDWTPGSKAVTVPKG, encoded by the coding sequence ATGAAGAAATCTGCCCTGAAGTGGATCACGACCGTTCCGGTCGCCCTTGCTCTGGCCTTCTCCCTCGCAGCATGCGGCGGCGGCACGGATGCAAGCAGCAGCGCTGGCCCCACAGACGCCCTCGCCGGTAGCGACCAGGTCTCACTGGACAAGTACACCACCGCGGATGTCACTCCGTTGGATAAGATTGATGCTGCTGCCCTGGGTCTCATCACCCCCGGCACCATCACGGTTGGCACCCTCTCCGATGCCCCGCCGAACATTTTCATCAAGGACGGCAAGTTCACCGGTTACGATAATGAGCTGCTGCGCGCAATGGGTGAAAAATTGGGCTTGAAGGTCGAGTTCAAGTCAACATCCTTCGCTTCACTGTTGGGCCAGGTTGAGAACAAGCAGTTCGACGTCGGATCCTCCTCGATCTCCACCACGGACGCCCGCCGAAAGAACGTTGGCTTCACCAACGGTTACGACTTTGGCTACATGGCCGTTGTTGCCATGGACAAGACTCCCATCAAGGGCTTCAAGGACCTGACCGCTAAGACCCGCATTGGCGTGGTTCAAGGCACCGTCCAGGATGACTACGTCACCAACACCCTGAAGCTGGAGCCGGTCCGCTTCAAGGACTACAACATTGCCTACGCAAACCTGAAGAACGGCCAGATTGACGCTTGGGTTGCTCCTTCACAGCAGGCCGAAGGCCAGGTCAAGCCCGGAGACGGCGCCACGATCGTTGAGAGCGTTGTCAACACCCAGAACTTCACGGCCTACGCCGTAAACTCCTCAAACAAGCCCTTGACCGATGCGCTGAACTCAGCTCTGGATTCAGTTATTGCCGATGGCACCTGGTCCAAGCTGACCAAAGAGTGGTACCCCACCCGCGAAATGCCCACAGACTGGACCCCCGGGTCCAAGGCTGTAACGGTTCCGAAAGGATAG
- a CDS encoding 3'-5' exonuclease, whose amino-acid sequence MTSWNMHPRAAFDLETTGKDPRTARIVTASIVVVDEGGTVVDTHEWLADPGIEIPEEAAAIHGISTEHARENGRPSDMVTAEVGAVLATLFANNIPVIAFNASYDFTVLAHEARRHSLNQIIAAPVIDPFICNKNVDRFRKGSRTLVALCEEYGINLKDAHTSAADAEATLRLADALAAKYSALRIDVMDLHNAQVGWARDQAADFQAYLRRVKDPAAVIEGDWPVLP is encoded by the coding sequence ATGACTAGCTGGAATATGCACCCCCGTGCCGCCTTTGACTTGGAAACCACTGGCAAGGATCCCCGCACGGCCCGGATCGTCACGGCCTCGATCGTTGTGGTGGATGAGGGAGGCACCGTGGTGGATACGCACGAATGGTTGGCGGATCCCGGCATAGAAATTCCGGAGGAGGCCGCTGCCATTCACGGCATCAGCACCGAGCATGCCCGCGAGAATGGCCGCCCCTCAGATATGGTCACGGCCGAGGTGGGCGCAGTTCTTGCTACTCTCTTTGCCAACAACATTCCCGTGATCGCCTTCAATGCCAGTTACGACTTCACCGTCCTGGCCCATGAAGCCCGCCGCCACAGCCTGAACCAAATTATCGCGGCCCCGGTCATTGACCCCTTCATCTGCAATAAGAACGTGGACCGGTTCCGCAAGGGCAGCCGCACATTGGTGGCCCTGTGTGAGGAATACGGGATCAATCTCAAGGACGCCCACACCTCGGCTGCTGACGCCGAAGCCACGCTGCGGCTGGCCGATGCGCTGGCGGCCAAGTACAGCGCGCTGCGTATTGATGTGATGGATCTGCACAACGCCCAGGTGGGGTGGGCTCGGGACCAGGCCGCCGATTTCCAGGCATATTTGCGCCGTGTCAAGGACCCTGCTGCGGTCATAGAGGGCGATTGGCCCGTCCTGCCCTGA
- a CDS encoding MGMT family protein has protein sequence MQEEYVEAVLAVAELIPESKVLSYGDIAALLDSGGPRQVGAVMSAHGNAVAWWRVIRASGDAPQGHEWQALEHYRQESTALRGDTAAAPVPGKNPPWRVDMKSARWNPQEAEFKLIDAVAGTLHAASDSDPDDTVGSVGSGDSEDTVDSGVRMSEPRDELRL, from the coding sequence ATGCAAGAAGAGTATGTCGAGGCAGTTCTGGCGGTGGCCGAGTTGATCCCCGAGTCCAAGGTTTTGTCGTATGGGGACATTGCTGCCCTGTTGGACAGTGGCGGGCCGCGTCAGGTGGGTGCCGTCATGTCCGCCCATGGAAACGCCGTGGCGTGGTGGCGGGTGATCCGTGCCAGTGGGGATGCTCCACAAGGCCACGAGTGGCAGGCGCTGGAGCATTATCGACAAGAGTCGACGGCGTTGCGTGGCGATACCGCGGCCGCGCCAGTGCCGGGCAAGAACCCGCCGTGGCGCGTGGACATGAAAAGTGCCCGCTGGAATCCGCAGGAGGCCGAGTTTAAGCTCATTGACGCCGTTGCGGGCACCTTACATGCCGCCTCTGATTCAGACCCGGACGACACTGTTGGCTCCGTAGGCTCTGGTGACTCCGAAGACACTGTTGACTCGGGTGTCAGAATGTCAGAGCCTCGTGATGAACTGAGACTATGA
- a CDS encoding ATP-dependent helicase has product MSTQAEQAQKAEQAEQAEQAKQPEQAVRQLPADAQPDNTQPDNAKKAQSTPANKSFQPLPRLVLVQPSQSVKTELVLSADQQAVVDLTPGTGPVLLWGAPGTGKSTVLIEAAVERMEHHGVDPGGALLLAPSRLAAAKLRDGFSARLTRSISTSPARTWSSYAFDLLRRATVAGRMPHLDGPPRLMSGPEQDLIIKDLLAGHKMGLGTDPQWPDELSEALETRGFRQEIRQLFDRVIEYGLLPEELAQLGIANRRPDWVAAASLYSEYRDVVDWGKSGSFDPAGIITAATTLLQLDAEFLAAERSRLELIVVDDIQEANRSVHELLQLVGRGKDILVAAAPDVVVQGFRGARPDMVASLAQSLGTEEFPLQQFVLSTSHRMSPAVAGAWSGVAERIFQIRGGQKARELVWPEPASQGGVEAAAGDPASYVRAHVVASEVHELRLVAERILHLQHIEKHSLDQIAVIVRTGSALAALQRYLSGLGIAVKVPVAENPVRDEPAVRPLLEAFGVALDPGKLDAEACVALLTSRLGRSTALQLRRLRQALRQQELQGGGGRASDELLVEALLNPEKLAPLGWEAGNATRIAAMLAAGNDAVAQPGANAETVLWALWEACDSSGTWETQALRGGPTGIRADRDLDAVMALFQTAERYVDQLPGSSPQQFLDYLLSQELPMDTLAARAQRTDAVEILTPASAAGRQWQVVIVSGLQEGVWPNTRLRGELLGSQLLVDVLENGAETARQIEPAARIRDIRYDELRSFSAAISRAGQKLILTAAAGHDLQPSQFIDLAAPYKPVTDSGGESQYPVRPVEQVPRPMTLRSLVSELRQESEMYADPEAARMLAVLAHENVPGAHPGQWWGLLPLSSDAPIVPAGEPVNVSPSKVEEVLKSPLNWFIRAAGGEATTDFARSLGTLIHAIAQDIPNGAGHEYVAELDKRWPTLGLPDSWETQVDYKRAQEMLGKLAQYVVEARQQGRTLIGVEEDFSVELGEIPATVAAPADSEAATVLGDEHAGTPGHVVRLRGQVDRLEADANGNLVVVDIKTGRTKPTKDQVLVHPQLGAYQVAVTAGGFAELAEAAGFSGSVSGGAALLPLGDGTKGVKTQDQPAMVPGSENDPTSKVMEAALLMAQAAFPARHGTDWSERSGCPLPTICPLCPEGKQITE; this is encoded by the coding sequence ATGAGCACGCAAGCAGAGCAGGCACAGAAAGCAGAGCAAGCCGAGCAAGCAGAGCAGGCAAAGCAGCCCGAGCAGGCAGTGCGTCAGCTGCCAGCTGACGCACAGCCTGACAACACACAGCCAGACAACGCAAAGAAGGCGCAGAGTACGCCAGCGAACAAGTCCTTCCAGCCCCTGCCCCGGCTGGTGTTGGTCCAGCCCTCGCAAAGCGTCAAGACTGAGCTGGTGCTCAGTGCCGATCAGCAGGCCGTGGTGGATCTGACGCCCGGCACCGGGCCCGTTCTGCTGTGGGGTGCCCCGGGCACCGGCAAATCCACCGTGCTGATCGAGGCGGCTGTCGAACGGATGGAGCACCACGGCGTTGATCCAGGCGGCGCCCTCCTGCTGGCCCCTTCCCGGCTGGCTGCCGCCAAGCTTCGTGACGGCTTCAGCGCTCGGCTCACGAGAAGCATCAGCACCTCCCCGGCCAGGACCTGGTCCTCCTATGCCTTTGACCTGTTGCGACGGGCCACCGTGGCGGGCCGGATGCCGCACCTAGACGGCCCACCACGGCTCATGAGCGGTCCCGAACAGGACTTGATTATCAAGGACCTGCTGGCCGGTCACAAGATGGGCTTGGGCACGGACCCGCAGTGGCCCGACGAGTTGTCCGAGGCCTTGGAAACCCGCGGCTTCCGTCAGGAAATCCGTCAACTCTTTGACCGCGTCATTGAATACGGACTCCTCCCCGAGGAATTGGCCCAGCTGGGTATTGCCAACCGCCGCCCCGATTGGGTGGCCGCAGCATCGCTGTACTCCGAATACCGGGATGTGGTGGATTGGGGCAAGTCAGGCTCCTTTGACCCGGCAGGGATCATCACTGCAGCCACCACGCTCCTGCAACTCGACGCGGAATTCCTGGCCGCCGAACGCAGCCGGCTGGAACTGATTGTGGTTGACGATATTCAAGAAGCCAACAGATCTGTCCATGAACTGCTGCAGTTGGTGGGCCGGGGTAAGGACATTCTGGTGGCTGCCGCCCCGGACGTCGTAGTTCAAGGTTTCCGTGGCGCCCGCCCAGACATGGTGGCGTCCTTGGCTCAGTCGCTGGGTACTGAGGAATTTCCCTTGCAACAGTTTGTGCTCTCCACCTCGCACCGGATGAGTCCCGCCGTTGCGGGGGCGTGGTCGGGGGTGGCCGAGAGGATTTTCCAGATCCGTGGCGGGCAGAAGGCTCGCGAACTTGTGTGGCCGGAACCGGCTAGCCAAGGTGGGGTGGAAGCAGCAGCCGGGGACCCGGCGTCGTACGTCAGGGCCCATGTGGTGGCCTCAGAGGTCCATGAATTGCGCTTGGTGGCGGAGCGGATCCTGCACCTGCAGCACATTGAGAAGCACAGCCTGGATCAGATCGCCGTGATTGTCCGGACGGGTTCGGCACTGGCTGCACTGCAAAGGTATTTGAGCGGGCTAGGCATCGCCGTGAAGGTGCCTGTGGCGGAGAACCCTGTCCGCGACGAGCCCGCCGTCCGTCCCTTGTTGGAGGCCTTCGGGGTGGCTCTTGATCCTGGGAAGCTCGACGCCGAGGCTTGCGTGGCGCTGTTAACGTCCCGTTTGGGCCGGTCAACGGCACTGCAATTGCGCCGCCTGCGTCAGGCGCTGCGGCAACAGGAACTGCAGGGCGGGGGAGGCCGGGCCAGCGACGAACTGCTCGTTGAGGCGTTATTGAACCCGGAAAAGTTGGCACCGTTGGGCTGGGAGGCAGGCAATGCCACGCGTATTGCTGCAATGTTGGCTGCCGGGAATGACGCGGTAGCCCAGCCCGGCGCCAATGCGGAGACGGTCCTGTGGGCGTTGTGGGAGGCCTGCGACAGCTCCGGAACGTGGGAAACCCAAGCGTTGCGGGGCGGGCCCACGGGTATCCGCGCCGACAGGGACTTGGACGCCGTCATGGCGTTGTTCCAGACGGCCGAACGGTATGTGGATCAGCTGCCCGGATCGAGCCCGCAGCAGTTCCTTGATTATTTGCTGAGCCAGGAACTACCCATGGACACCTTGGCGGCGCGTGCTCAGCGGACCGACGCCGTGGAGATCCTCACCCCGGCTAGTGCTGCCGGGCGGCAATGGCAGGTGGTTATTGTCTCGGGCTTGCAGGAAGGGGTATGGCCCAATACCAGGCTGCGCGGGGAGCTGCTGGGCAGCCAGTTGCTGGTGGATGTACTGGAAAATGGAGCCGAGACGGCCCGGCAGATAGAGCCGGCCGCGCGCATTCGAGATATTCGATATGACGAGTTGCGCAGTTTTTCTGCAGCCATTTCACGGGCCGGGCAAAAGCTAATCCTGACGGCTGCAGCCGGTCACGATCTGCAGCCTTCGCAGTTCATTGACCTCGCCGCCCCGTACAAACCTGTCACTGATTCAGGTGGCGAGTCGCAGTATCCGGTGCGTCCGGTGGAGCAGGTCCCACGGCCCATGACATTGCGCTCACTGGTCTCTGAGCTGCGTCAGGAATCGGAGATGTATGCCGATCCGGAAGCCGCCAGAATGCTGGCCGTGCTTGCCCACGAAAACGTTCCCGGGGCCCATCCCGGGCAATGGTGGGGTTTGTTGCCGCTCAGTAGCGATGCGCCCATTGTGCCTGCCGGTGAACCCGTCAACGTCTCGCCGTCCAAGGTGGAAGAAGTGCTCAAATCACCGTTGAACTGGTTCATCCGGGCCGCCGGTGGGGAAGCGACCACCGATTTCGCCAGGAGCTTGGGAACACTCATTCACGCCATCGCCCAAGACATCCCGAATGGGGCAGGGCATGAGTACGTTGCTGAACTGGACAAGCGCTGGCCCACCCTGGGGCTGCCCGATTCTTGGGAAACCCAGGTGGACTACAAGCGCGCCCAAGAGATGCTGGGGAAGTTGGCGCAGTACGTGGTGGAGGCGCGCCAGCAGGGCCGCACGCTGATCGGTGTGGAAGAGGACTTCAGTGTTGAACTAGGAGAGATCCCTGCCACGGTAGCCGCACCCGCAGACAGCGAAGCTGCAACAGTTCTCGGGGATGAGCACGCAGGCACGCCCGGGCACGTGGTGCGGTTGCGCGGACAGGTAGACCGGCTCGAGGCCGACGCCAACGGCAACCTGGTGGTGGTCGATATAAAAACGGGCCGCACCAAACCCACCAAGGATCAAGTTCTGGTCCATCCGCAGTTGGGTGCTTATCAAGTGGCCGTGACAGCCGGTGGCTTTGCCGAGCTGGCAGAAGCTGCTGGCTTCTCCGGATCCGTCTCCGGGGGAGCAGCTCTGTTGCCGCTCGGTGATGGCACCAAAGGTGTCAAGACTCAAGATCAGCCGGCCATGGTGCCCGGCAGCGAGAACGATCCCACATCCAAGGTCATGGAAGCTGCGCTCCTGATGGCCCAAGCAGCATTTCCTGCCCGCCACGGCACCGACTGGTCCGAACGTAGCGGATGCCCCCTGCCAACTATTTGTCCGCTGTGCCCGGAAGGGAAACAAATCACCGAATGA